A genomic segment from Streptomyces antibioticus encodes:
- a CDS encoding IS630 family transposase has protein sequence MSDLVGDARHLSPSAQEALRLRAVAALVAGRDREDVAAVFGVSLKAVDIWWAKWLAGGREALVMRPRGKPVGVHQVLGEAEQAAVRQAVLDHRPCDVGLSGQLWTRRLIGDLIAKLYRVRLTEPGVGKYLKRWGLSFQRPDKRAVEQDPEAVRRWHAETWPKIRARAKEDGGEILFADQVGIRSDQVTGRTWGEKGKTPVVRRAGNRFSVNAMSAISTKGRMHFMVFTESFTAEVMCRFLDRLAGHFDHKVHLVVDGHSAHRSKKVRDWLAAHPDDVELHFLPPYSPELNPDELVNADLKHSLPKQHRARNQAELAAETRRFFRRRQRQPHIVRGYFGGPHVRYVLDENPMSF, from the coding sequence GTGAGCGATCTGGTGGGGGACGCGCGGCATCTGTCGCCGTCGGCGCAGGAGGCCCTGCGGCTGCGGGCGGTGGCCGCGTTGGTGGCGGGGCGGGACCGTGAGGACGTGGCGGCGGTGTTCGGGGTGTCGCTGAAGGCCGTCGACATCTGGTGGGCGAAGTGGCTGGCCGGCGGTCGGGAGGCTCTGGTGATGCGGCCGCGTGGTAAGCCGGTCGGGGTGCACCAGGTGCTCGGGGAGGCCGAGCAGGCCGCTGTGCGGCAGGCGGTCCTCGATCACCGGCCCTGTGACGTGGGGCTGAGTGGGCAGTTGTGGACGCGGCGGCTGATCGGTGACCTGATCGCGAAGCTGTACCGGGTACGGCTGACCGAACCGGGGGTGGGCAAGTACCTGAAGCGGTGGGGTCTTTCCTTCCAGCGCCCGGACAAGAGGGCCGTCGAGCAGGACCCCGAGGCCGTCCGGCGCTGGCACGCCGAGACCTGGCCCAAGATCCGGGCGAGGGCGAAGGAGGACGGTGGGGAGATTCTCTTCGCCGACCAGGTCGGCATCCGCTCCGACCAGGTCACAGGCCGCACCTGGGGAGAGAAGGGCAAGACCCCCGTCGTGCGACGGGCCGGGAACCGGTTCTCGGTGAACGCGATGTCGGCGATCAGCACCAAGGGCCGGATGCACTTCATGGTCTTCACCGAGAGTTTCACCGCCGAGGTGATGTGCCGCTTCCTGGACCGGCTCGCCGGCCACTTCGACCACAAGGTCCATCTCGTGGTCGACGGGCACTCCGCCCACCGCTCGAAGAAGGTCCGCGACTGGCTCGCAGCCCACCCCGACGACGTCGAGCTGCACTTCCTGCCCCCGTACTCGCCCGAGCTCAACCCCGACGAACTCGTCAACGCCGACCTCAAGCACAGCCTGCCCAAGCAGCACCGAGCCCGGAACCAGGCCGAACTCGCCGCCGAGACCCGCCGCTTCTTCCGCAGACGCCAGCGCCAGCCGCACATCGTCCGCGGCTACTTCGGCGGCCCACACGTCCGCTACGTCCTGGACGAGAACCCCATGAGTTTCTGA
- a CDS encoding 3'-5' exonuclease, producing MAWYQELLVGFDLETTGTDPREARIVTGAVIEVRDGQVLGHREWLADPGVEIPADAVAVHGISNERATAEGRPADQVADALADVLTGYWRAGVPVVAYNAAFDLTLLTAELRRHGLPSLRDRLGGVDPAPVIDPYTIDRRADRYRRGKRTLEAVCAEYGVPLDAAHNASADALAAARLARAIAGRHPKIAALGPAELHHRQIEWYAEWAADFQSFLRRKGEPDAVVDGVWPVRELADTPAG from the coding sequence ATGGCCTGGTACCAGGAGCTGCTGGTCGGCTTCGACCTGGAGACGACCGGGACGGACCCGCGCGAGGCGCGCATCGTCACAGGGGCCGTGATCGAGGTCAGGGACGGACAGGTCCTGGGACACCGGGAGTGGCTCGCCGACCCGGGCGTGGAGATCCCGGCCGACGCCGTCGCCGTGCACGGCATCAGCAATGAGCGCGCCACCGCCGAGGGCCGCCCCGCCGACCAGGTGGCCGACGCCCTCGCCGACGTCCTGACGGGCTACTGGCGCGCCGGGGTCCCGGTCGTCGCCTACAACGCCGCCTTCGACCTCACCCTCCTCACCGCCGAACTGCGGCGCCACGGACTGCCGTCCCTGCGCGACCGTCTCGGCGGCGTGGACCCGGCACCGGTGATCGACCCGTACACCATCGACCGCCGGGCCGACCGCTACCGCCGGGGCAAGCGCACCCTCGAAGCGGTCTGCGCCGAGTACGGCGTCCCGCTCGACGCCGCTCACAACGCCTCGGCGGACGCCCTCGCCGCCGCCCGGCTGGCCCGTGCGATAGCTGGCCGGCACCCCAAGATCGCGGCCCTTGGTCCGGCCGAGCTGCACCACCGCCAGATCGAGTGGTACGCCGAGTGGGCGGCCGACTTCCAGAGCTTCCTGCGCCGCAAGGGCGAGCCGGACGCCGTGGTGGACGGCGTCTGGCCGGTCCGGGAACTGGCGGACACCCCCGCCGGCTGA
- the glgX gene encoding glycogen debranching protein GlgX encodes MQVWPGEAYPLGATYDGAGTNFAVFTEAADRVELCLLHDDGSETAVELRESDAFVRHAYLPGIMPGQRYGFRVHGPYEPARGLRCNSAKLLLDPYAKAVAGEVHWGEEVYGYHFGAPDRRNDLDSAPHTMTSVVVNPYFDWGDDRPPRTEYHRTVIYEAHVKGLTMRHPGLPEELRGTYAGLAHPALIEHLTTLGVTALELMPVHQFVNDHRLVDMGLNNYWGYNTIGFFAPHNAYASWGDRGQQVLEFKSAVRALHEAGIEVILDVVYNHTAEGNHLGPTLSFRGIDNERYYRLSEDRRFYTDTTGTGNSLLMRSPHVLQMIMDSLRYWVTEMHVDGFRFDLAATLARQFHEVDRLSSFFDLVQQDPVVSQVKLIAEPWDVGEGGYQVGNFPPLWTEWNGKYRDTVRDLWRGEQRTLAEFASRLTGSSDLYQDDGRRPLASINFVTCHDGFTLRDLVSYDEKHNEANGEDNRDGESHNRSWNCGVEGETDDPGVRELRARQMRNFMATLMLSQGVPMISHGDEFGRTQRGNNNAYCQDSELAWVDWPQDGDDLLEFTRALVWLRREHPVFRRRRFFHGRPVEGTHDELSDIAWFTPEGEEMVQRDWDRAQASAMSVFLNGNAISEPGPRGERIADDSFLLLFNASPRSLEFVVPVDHGRQWQVVVDTADPAAVPREGGRKVQAGDRLTLVDRSMTVLQRPA; translated from the coding sequence ATGCAGGTCTGGCCTGGAGAGGCGTATCCCCTCGGTGCCACGTACGACGGCGCCGGAACGAACTTCGCGGTCTTCACGGAGGCCGCGGACCGAGTGGAGCTGTGTCTGCTGCACGACGACGGCTCGGAAACGGCGGTGGAACTACGGGAGAGCGACGCGTTCGTACGGCACGCGTACCTGCCCGGCATCATGCCCGGACAGCGCTACGGCTTCCGGGTGCACGGCCCGTACGAGCCCGCGCGCGGGCTGCGCTGCAACTCGGCGAAGCTGCTCCTCGACCCCTACGCGAAGGCGGTCGCCGGTGAGGTGCACTGGGGCGAGGAGGTGTACGGCTACCACTTCGGCGCCCCCGATCGGCGCAACGACCTGGACTCGGCCCCGCACACCATGACGTCGGTCGTGGTCAACCCGTACTTCGACTGGGGCGACGACCGGCCGCCGCGCACCGAGTACCACCGGACGGTGATCTACGAGGCGCACGTCAAGGGTCTGACGATGCGCCATCCGGGGCTGCCGGAGGAGCTGCGCGGCACCTACGCGGGGCTCGCCCATCCGGCGCTGATCGAACACCTGACCACGCTCGGGGTGACGGCGCTGGAGCTGATGCCGGTGCACCAGTTCGTCAACGACCACCGACTGGTCGACATGGGCCTGAACAACTACTGGGGCTACAACACGATCGGGTTCTTCGCCCCGCACAACGCGTACGCCTCCTGGGGCGACCGCGGCCAGCAGGTGCTGGAGTTCAAGTCGGCGGTGCGGGCGCTGCACGAGGCGGGGATCGAGGTGATCCTCGACGTGGTCTACAACCACACCGCCGAGGGCAACCACCTGGGGCCGACGCTGTCCTTCCGGGGCATCGACAACGAGCGGTACTACCGCCTTTCGGAGGACCGCCGCTTCTACACGGACACCACGGGCACCGGGAACTCGCTGCTGATGCGGTCCCCGCACGTCCTCCAGATGATCATGGACTCGCTGCGGTACTGGGTCACCGAGATGCATGTCGACGGGTTCCGCTTCGACCTGGCGGCGACCCTGGCCCGGCAGTTCCACGAGGTGGACCGGCTGTCGTCGTTCTTCGACCTGGTGCAGCAGGACCCCGTCGTGTCCCAGGTGAAGCTGATCGCCGAACCGTGGGACGTGGGCGAGGGCGGCTACCAGGTGGGCAACTTCCCGCCGCTGTGGACCGAGTGGAACGGCAAGTACCGCGACACGGTGCGCGATCTGTGGCGGGGCGAGCAGCGCACGCTCGCGGAGTTCGCCTCCCGGCTGACCGGCTCCTCCGACCTCTACCAGGACGACGGGCGCCGGCCGCTGGCCTCCATCAACTTCGTGACCTGCCACGACGGGTTCACCCTGCGGGACCTGGTGTCGTACGACGAGAAGCACAACGAGGCCAACGGGGAGGACAACCGGGACGGCGAGAGCCACAACCGGTCGTGGAACTGCGGGGTGGAGGGCGAGACCGACGATCCCGGGGTGCGCGAGCTGCGGGCCCGGCAGATGCGGAACTTCATGGCGACGCTGATGCTGTCCCAGGGCGTGCCCATGATCAGCCACGGGGACGAGTTCGGCCGCACCCAGCGGGGCAACAACAACGCCTACTGCCAGGACAGCGAGCTGGCGTGGGTGGACTGGCCGCAGGACGGCGACGACCTGCTGGAGTTCACCCGGGCGCTGGTGTGGCTGCGCCGGGAGCATCCGGTCTTCCGGCGGCGCCGCTTCTTCCACGGCCGGCCCGTGGAGGGCACCCACGACGAGCTGTCGGACATCGCCTGGTTCACCCCGGAGGGCGAGGAGATGGTCCAGCGGGACTGGGACCGGGCGCAGGCGTCGGCCATGTCGGTGTTCCTCAACGGCAACGCGATCTCGGAGCCCGGCCCGCGCGGGGAGCGGATCGCGGACGACTCCTTCCTGCTGCTGTTCAACGCCTCACCGCGGTCCCTGGAGTTCGTGGTGCCGGTGGACCACGGGCGGCAGTGGCAGGTGGTCGTCGACACCGCGGACCCGGCCGCGGTGCCCCGGGAGGGCGGCCGCAAGGTGCAGGCCGGGGACCGGCTGACGCTGGTGGACCGGAGCATGACGGTGCTCCAGCGGCCCGCGTAG
- a CDS encoding phosphotransferase enzyme family protein has translation MDEAAARDVLAAAGVLPGPAGDARLLALGENAVFAAGDLVVKVGRTAELLDRARRELDVAAWLAEADVPAVRAAAPEPLLVRGHPVTVWHRLPDPVRPAGPRDLAVLLRRLHALPAPAFGLPPRDLLSGVERWLRLAGDAVDPADAAYLRERRDGFAAAAAALTPHLPPGPIHGDALPRNVHIGPDGPVLVDLETVSADLREHDLVVMALSRDRYGLPAREYDAFTEAYGWDVREWEGCGVLRGARETASCAWVAQHAPANPGARAEFERRVASLRDGDAAVRWYPF, from the coding sequence ATGGACGAGGCGGCGGCACGGGACGTACTGGCCGCGGCGGGGGTGCTGCCCGGCCCGGCCGGGGACGCGCGGCTGCTCGCCCTGGGCGAGAACGCTGTGTTCGCCGCGGGTGACCTGGTGGTGAAGGTGGGCCGGACCGCCGAACTCCTGGACCGGGCCCGGCGGGAGCTGGACGTCGCGGCATGGCTGGCGGAGGCGGACGTCCCGGCGGTACGGGCGGCCGCGCCGGAACCGCTGCTGGTGCGCGGGCACCCGGTGACGGTGTGGCACCGGCTGCCCGATCCCGTACGGCCCGCCGGACCGCGCGATCTGGCGGTGCTGCTGCGACGGCTGCACGCCCTGCCCGCACCCGCCTTCGGGCTGCCGCCGCGCGATCTGCTGTCCGGGGTGGAGCGCTGGCTGCGCCTGGCGGGCGACGCGGTCGACCCCGCGGACGCGGCCTATCTGCGCGAGCGCCGCGACGGCTTCGCGGCGGCGGCCGCCGCGCTCACCCCGCATCTGCCGCCGGGGCCGATCCACGGGGACGCCCTGCCCCGCAATGTGCACATCGGGCCCGACGGTCCGGTCCTGGTCGACCTGGAGACCGTCTCCGCCGATCTGCGGGAGCACGATCTGGTGGTGATGGCCCTCTCGCGGGACCGCTACGGGCTGCCCGCGCGGGAGTACGACGCCTTCACCGAGGCGTACGGCTGGGACGTACGGGAGTGGGAGGGGTGTGGGGTGCTGCGCGGTGCGCGTGAGACGGCGAGCTGCGCCTGGGTGGCCCAGCACGCGCCCGCGAACCCCGGGGCGCGGGCGGAGTTCGAGCGCCGGGTGGCGTCCCTGCGGGACGGGGACGCGGCGGTGCGCTGGTACCCCTTCTGA
- a CDS encoding copper amine oxidase, with protein sequence MRVNHISRTRKGAAFGLSLAALAAGATAGAGPAVAQPKAAPAPAADCSAAYRIEQKLSTGTTWRMCWRYEAKSGLVLEKVTYQPPGEPKPIRVLTSAKLAQIHVPYDDGKNEYNDVTDYNFGSGLVNLAPAECPGGTIKTVKVPESFDPAHPNVKGLCTTTRSRGHAYRMQADTGNKVYQAQGKDLLVYTVNKVGWYEYMTEWRFSDDGTVNMNVGATGSLSPFDYDAGDGRGWPIGKGAKAYATSHSHNVFWRLDFGLDASSANKIEQYDSVVSPPASGQQGPTAKTKRTPVTKELAGDAKNMRWWRVVSNIGKNKDGHPRSYELVPGATTKYSGRPFTKHDVYFTEYNKCEMYANNNPLACGAGHPKSVDKWVNGQTLKHPVTWVNVGFHHIARDEDQQPMPVHWQGFSIVPRDVTAMNPLTPPALAGQNGRPNNGS encoded by the coding sequence ATGCGCGTGAACCACATCAGCCGTACCCGCAAGGGAGCGGCCTTCGGCCTGTCGCTGGCCGCGCTGGCCGCCGGCGCGACCGCCGGGGCGGGCCCCGCCGTCGCCCAGCCGAAGGCCGCCCCCGCGCCGGCCGCCGACTGCAGCGCCGCCTACCGCATCGAACAGAAGCTCTCCACCGGCACCACCTGGCGCATGTGCTGGCGCTACGAGGCCAAGTCCGGGCTCGTCCTGGAGAAGGTCACCTACCAGCCGCCCGGCGAGCCCAAGCCGATCCGCGTCCTCACCAGCGCCAAACTCGCCCAGATCCACGTCCCATACGACGACGGCAAGAACGAGTACAACGACGTCACCGACTACAACTTCGGCTCCGGGCTGGTGAATCTGGCCCCCGCCGAGTGTCCCGGCGGCACCATCAAGACGGTCAAGGTCCCCGAGTCCTTCGACCCGGCGCACCCCAACGTCAAGGGCCTGTGCACCACGACCCGTTCACGCGGCCACGCCTACCGTATGCAGGCCGACACCGGCAACAAGGTCTACCAGGCCCAGGGCAAGGACCTGCTCGTCTACACGGTCAACAAGGTCGGCTGGTACGAGTACATGACCGAGTGGCGCTTCTCCGACGACGGCACCGTCAACATGAACGTCGGTGCCACCGGCAGCCTTTCGCCCTTCGACTACGACGCGGGCGACGGCCGCGGCTGGCCGATAGGCAAGGGCGCCAAGGCGTACGCGACCAGCCACAGCCACAACGTCTTCTGGCGGCTGGACTTCGGCCTCGACGCCTCCTCCGCCAACAAGATCGAGCAGTACGACTCGGTCGTCAGCCCGCCGGCGAGCGGCCAGCAGGGACCGACCGCCAAGACCAAGCGCACCCCCGTCACCAAGGAACTCGCGGGCGACGCCAAGAACATGCGCTGGTGGCGGGTCGTCAGCAACATCGGCAAGAACAAGGACGGCCACCCGCGCAGCTACGAGCTGGTCCCCGGCGCCACCACCAAGTACTCCGGACGTCCCTTCACCAAGCACGACGTCTACTTCACCGAGTACAACAAGTGCGAGATGTACGCCAACAACAACCCCCTCGCCTGCGGCGCCGGTCACCCGAAGTCCGTCGACAAGTGGGTCAACGGCCAGACCCTCAAGCACCCGGTGACCTGGGTCAACGTCGGCTTCCACCACATCGCGCGGGACGAGGACCAGCAGCCGATGCCGGTCCACTGGCAGGGCTTCTCCATCGTCCCCCGCGATGTCACCGCTATGAATCCGCTCACTCCGCCGGCCCTCGCGGGTCAGAACGGTCGTCCGAACAACGGAAGTTGA
- a CDS encoding SAV2148 family HEPN domain-containing protein: protein MGSGGLELPPGDDSHEGNSTDAPPGTVSLARPMETNSIGPELDWDADAWREVRTRAQRAGRAYIWLNLVEQRLRAVVAAVLRPIYEPVHGDDWVVAAAGPAGQEWVQRAVAVREVSRRKGYLLDPADDNVISFLTLPQLRELMVQHWPCFEPYFDDRRDVELALDELEVTRNVVSRNRALSEAVLGQAERASARLLEMLGTSGDVPSARRLPVDAVEDLVGDRYADVVAVHSDRVRLLRQFPAEDIFDGSRRIDAIGIGLNLLVQNFSGRRLVRLAEAGARIRLLFLNPASSAVKRRERELGMKRGELSRSVEMNILHMRRVRSRLRDPGAFQIQVYDETPRFTAYLVDGDGTDGVAVVQSYLRRMRGMEAPVLVLRNGNRVVKSGEAEEVGLFSAYREEFELAWADSRPVS from the coding sequence GTGGGCTCGGGAGGGCTGGAGCTGCCCCCTGGTGACGACAGTCACGAGGGGAACTCCACAGACGCCCCGCCCGGCACGGTGTCCCTGGCCCGGCCGATGGAGACCAACTCCATCGGCCCGGAGCTGGACTGGGACGCCGACGCCTGGCGCGAGGTACGCACCCGCGCCCAGCGGGCCGGCCGGGCCTACATCTGGCTGAACCTCGTGGAACAGCGGCTGCGCGCCGTCGTGGCCGCCGTACTGCGCCCCATCTACGAACCCGTCCACGGCGACGACTGGGTGGTCGCCGCGGCCGGCCCCGCCGGACAGGAATGGGTGCAGCGCGCGGTCGCCGTCCGCGAAGTCAGCCGCCGCAAGGGCTACTTGCTCGACCCGGCCGACGACAATGTCATCTCCTTCCTGACGTTGCCCCAGCTCCGCGAGCTGATGGTCCAGCACTGGCCGTGCTTCGAGCCGTACTTCGACGACCGCCGGGACGTCGAACTCGCCCTGGACGAGCTGGAGGTGACCCGCAACGTCGTCTCCCGCAACCGCGCCCTGTCCGAGGCCGTCCTCGGCCAGGCCGAACGGGCCTCCGCACGGCTCCTGGAGATGCTCGGCACCAGCGGCGACGTACCGTCCGCGCGTCGGCTGCCCGTGGACGCCGTCGAGGACCTCGTCGGCGACCGGTACGCGGACGTCGTCGCCGTCCACTCCGACCGGGTGCGGCTGCTGCGCCAGTTCCCCGCCGAGGACATCTTCGACGGCTCCCGGCGCATCGACGCCATCGGCATCGGCCTCAACCTGCTGGTGCAGAACTTCTCCGGCCGCCGGCTGGTCCGGCTCGCCGAGGCCGGCGCCCGGATCCGGCTGCTCTTCCTCAACCCGGCCTCCAGCGCCGTCAAGCGCCGCGAACGCGAACTGGGCATGAAACGGGGCGAGCTGAGCCGCTCGGTGGAGATGAACATCCTCCATATGCGCCGCGTCCGCTCCCGGCTGCGCGACCCGGGCGCCTTCCAGATCCAGGTGTACGACGAGACACCCCGCTTCACCGCCTACCTCGTCGACGGCGACGGCACCGACGGCGTCGCCGTCGTCCAGTCCTATCTGCGGCGGATGCGCGGCATGGAGGCGCCCGTGCTGGTGCTGCGCAACGGCAACCGGGTGGTCAAGTCCGGCGAGGCAGAAGAAGTCGGACTTTTCTCGGCGTACCGCGAGGAGTTCGAGCTGGCTTGGGCGGATTCGCGCCCTGTGTCCTGA
- a CDS encoding DUF1697 domain-containing protein, with translation MTTMYAALLRGINVGGNRKLPMAGLRTLMEGLGHDGVRTYLQSGQAVFGTDHGDEESLAAELAQAIEKQFGFAVDVIVRDHAYLKAVAEACPFPAAGLQPKQLHVTYFSAPVDAERFAGIDQAAHLPEEFRLGDRALYLYAPDGLGRSKLAEQLARPRLTRGLIVTTRNWNTVVKLVELTE, from the coding sequence ATGACGACGATGTACGCCGCACTCCTGCGCGGAATCAACGTGGGCGGCAACCGGAAGCTCCCGATGGCCGGGCTGCGCACCCTGATGGAGGGCCTCGGCCACGACGGCGTCCGTACGTACCTGCAGAGCGGCCAGGCCGTCTTCGGCACCGATCACGGCGACGAGGAGTCCCTCGCCGCTGAGCTCGCCCAGGCGATCGAGAAGCAGTTCGGCTTCGCCGTCGACGTGATCGTCCGCGACCACGCCTATCTGAAGGCGGTCGCCGAGGCCTGTCCGTTCCCGGCCGCCGGCCTCCAGCCCAAGCAACTGCACGTCACCTACTTCTCCGCCCCCGTCGACGCCGAGCGTTTCGCCGGGATCGATCAGGCCGCCCATCTCCCGGAGGAGTTCCGCCTGGGCGATCGAGCCCTCTATCTCTACGCCCCCGACGGCCTCGGCCGCTCCAAGCTTGCCGAGCAGCTCGCCCGCCCCCGGCTGACCAGGGGCTTGATCGTCACCACCCGCAACTGGAACACCGTGGTCAAGCTCGTGGAACTGACAGAGTGA